TTTCTTATATCTTCATTAGATAAAACCATATTTGTATGGTTAAAATGTGTAAAAACTATCTTTTCAGAAGGAAGTTTATTATCTTCAATGTATTTTAAAGTTTCTTCAATAGTTGGATGAGGTATCTCATTCAGATCTCTTCCTCTAACTTTTCCAATCTCCTCTTTAGTATAAAAAGTAGCATCAACTATTACTTTTTTACACTCATTTATCAGTTTATTTAGATCCTCTTCAAATCCATTCCAACGATCTATATCAGGAACAAAGAATATCTTCTCTTCTCCTTTAACTAAAAATCCATAAGTATCTGCATACTCATTTCTATGAACAACTTCTATTGGTGTAACCTCTATTCCATCATCTAAAACAAAAGGAACTCTGTTTTTAAATTCAATAATCTCTATATTATCCAGTTTTATAAGCTGATTCCATGGAG
The Fusobacterium varium genome window above contains:
- a CDS encoding MBL fold metallo-hydrolase, producing the protein MRVKIKFLGIAQDAGIPQLGCNCKICSEIYRGERKEEYPVSLGIINEKTGKKFMIEATPEFSKQYRKLIDIEKGEKLEGIILTHAHIGHYTGLMMLGREALNTKKLKIFVSSKMGEFLKNNAPWNQLIKLDNIEIIEFKNRVPFVLDDGIEVTPIEVVHRNEYADTYGFLVKGEEKIFFVPDIDRWNGFEEDLNKLINECKKVIVDATFYTKEEIGKVRGRDLNEIPHPTIEETLKYIEDNKLPSEKIVFTHFNHTNMVLSNEDIRKSVEEKGFVISQEDMEILI